The Rattus rattus isolate New Zealand chromosome 1, Rrattus_CSIRO_v1, whole genome shotgun sequence genome includes a region encoding these proteins:
- the Mcat gene encoding malonyl-CoA-acyl carrier protein transacylase, mitochondrial: MNARVARVCWAWGSWGRRAASSLREPPPDAVDVAGLLRDSSVTEEGVQEAVARRPPSRCSVLLFPGQGSQAVGMGGGLLHFPRVRQLYEAAHRVLGYDLLELCLRGPQEDLDRTVHCQPAVFVASLAAVEKLHHLQPAVIENCVAAAGFSVGEFAALVFAGAMEFAEGLYAVKVRAEAMQEASEAIPSGMLSVLGQRQSNFSFACLEAQEHCRSLGIENPVCQVSNYLFPDCRVISGHLEALQFLRKNSAKFHFRRTKMLPVSGGFHTCLMEPAVEPLMKTLGSISIRKPLVAVHSNVSGHRYTHPQHIRKLLGQQVVSPVKWEQTMHCIYERKKGMEFPSTFEVGPGQQLGSILKCCNRQAWKSYSHVDVMQTLLDPDH, encoded by the exons ATGAACGCCCGGGTAGCTCGGGTCTGTTGGGCCTGGGGCTCCTGGGGCCGCCGCGCCGCCTCGAGCCTTCGGGAGCCTCCACCGGATGCCGTGGACGTGGCAGGGCTGCTACGGGACTCCAGCGTGACCGAGGAGGGAGTCCAGGAGGCGGTGGCGCGGCGGCCGCCCTCGCGCTGCTCCGTTTTGCTCTTCCCGGGTCAGGGCAGCCAGGCGGTCGGCATGGGTGGCGGCCTGCTCCACTTCCCGCGTGTACGGCAGCTCTACGAGGCCGCGCACCGAGTGCTTGGCTACGATCTGCTGGAACTGTGCCTGCGGGGACCTCAGGAGGATCTGGACCGCACAGTGCATTGCCAACCCGCTGTCTTCGTGGCTTCACTGGCCGCCGTGGAGAAGCTACATCACCTGCAACCGGCG GTCATCGAGAACTGTGTTGCTGCCGCTGGATTCAGCGTGGGGGAGTTTGCAGCCCTTGTGTTTGCTGGAGCCATGGAGTTTGCGGAAG GTCTGTATGCAGTGAAGGTCCGAGCTGAAGCCATGCAAGAAGCGTCTGAAGCCATTCCCAGTGGGATGCTGTCTGTCCTTGGCCAGCGTCAGTCCAACTTCTCCTTTGCCTGCTTGGAAGCCCAGGAGCACTGCAGGTCTTTGGGTATAGAGAACCCGGTGTGCCAGGTGTCCAACTACCTCTTTCCTGACTGCAGGGTCATCTCAGGACACCTTGAG GCCCTTCAGTTTCTCCGGAAGAATTCCGCTAAGTTTCACTTCAGGCGCACCAAGATGCTACCTGTAAGTGGCGGCTTCCATACCTGCCTCATGGAGCCAGCTGTGGAGCCTCTGATGAAAACTCTAGGCTCGATCAGCATCAGGAAGCCTCTGGTTGCCGTCCATTCCAACGTCAGTGGGCATAGATACACACATCCACAACACATCCGAAAGCTGCTAGGGCAGCAGGTGGTGTCGCCAGTGAAGTGGGAACAGACGATGCACTGTATCTACGAGCGGAAGAAGGGCATGGAGTTCCCCAGCACCTTTGAGGTGGGCCCGGGGCAGCAGCTGGGGAGTATCCTCAAGTGCTGCAACAGGCAGGCATGGAAGTCCTACAGCCACGTGGATGTGATGCAGACCCTTTTGGACCCTGACCACTGA